One genomic region from Actinocatenispora thailandica encodes:
- a CDS encoding SDR family oxidoreductase, with protein sequence MSTSETPPQQQDYPGTTGEMQPVPDDQMRDYRGRELLSGRRALITGGDSGIGRAVAVAFAKEGADVAVSYLSEHRDAEQTRALVEQEGRRCVLLPGDMADPAHCADVVAAGVSALGGLDILVNNVAYQSPADSLLDIDTEQWDRTLAVNLGSFFHTTKAALQHLPDGAAIINTSSINGLRGNKTLIDYSATKGAILAFTYSMAQSLTERRIRVNCVAPGPVWTPLIPSTLSADHVQQFGENVPMGRAAHPDEIAPSYVFFASDQLSSYYTGEVLAPIGGETLPG encoded by the coding sequence ATGAGCACGAGTGAGACGCCGCCGCAGCAGCAGGACTATCCGGGTACCACCGGCGAGATGCAGCCGGTGCCGGACGACCAGATGCGCGACTACCGGGGCCGGGAGCTGCTGTCCGGCCGGCGGGCGCTGATCACCGGGGGAGACTCGGGCATCGGCCGTGCCGTCGCCGTCGCGTTCGCCAAGGAGGGCGCGGACGTCGCCGTGTCGTACCTGTCCGAGCACCGCGACGCGGAGCAGACCAGGGCGCTGGTCGAGCAGGAGGGCCGCCGGTGCGTGCTGCTGCCCGGTGACATGGCCGATCCGGCGCACTGCGCCGATGTGGTGGCGGCGGGCGTGTCGGCGTTGGGTGGACTGGACATCCTGGTCAACAACGTCGCCTACCAGTCGCCGGCGGACTCGCTGCTCGACATCGACACCGAACAGTGGGACCGCACCCTGGCGGTGAACCTCGGTTCGTTCTTCCACACCACCAAGGCGGCGCTGCAACACCTGCCCGACGGTGCGGCGATCATCAACACCTCGTCGATCAACGGGCTGCGGGGAAACAAGACCCTGATCGACTACTCGGCGACCAAGGGCGCCATCCTCGCGTTCACCTACTCGATGGCGCAGTCGCTGACCGAGCGGCGGATCCGGGTGAACTGTGTCGCGCCCGGCCCGGTGTGGACGCCGCTGATCCCGTCGACGCTGTCGGCCGACCACGTGCAGCAGTTCGGCGAGAACGTGCCGATGGGGCGGGCCGCGCATCCGGACGAGATCGCGCCGTCCTACGTGTTCTTCGCCAGCGACCAGCTGTCCTCGTACTACACCGGCGAGGTGCTGGCGCCCATCGGCGGGGAGACGCTGCCGGGCTGA
- a CDS encoding ChaB family protein yields the protein MPAMQELPLALQQSPRAARATWLLAHEAAIRRFGDGRQAYEFAREALRRRFDRVADRWEERRNDDATGAAGAGRGRVRPPAAERGTR from the coding sequence ATGCCGGCCATGCAGGAGCTGCCCCTGGCGCTCCAGCAGTCGCCGCGGGCCGCCCGCGCGACCTGGCTGTTGGCGCACGAGGCAGCCATTCGACGCTTCGGTGATGGAAGGCAGGCGTACGAGTTCGCCCGCGAGGCTCTCCGGCGCAGGTTCGACCGCGTCGCGGATCGCTGGGAGGAGCGGCGGAACGACGACGCCACCGGCGCGGCGGGCGCCGGCCGGGGGCGGGTGCGCCCACCGGCCGCGGAGAGAGGAACACGGTGA
- a CDS encoding glutathione-independent formaldehyde dehydrogenase: MKALLYRGARRVELATVEQPAITDPADAIVQISTTNICGSDLHMYEGRTDVADRTILGHENMGVVTEVGSGVMHRRVGDRVSVPFNIACGTCRNCEAGWTSYCLRTNPTEGMDGAAYGYASMGPYAGGQAEYLRVPYADFNLLALPPGTGHEADFAMLSDVFPTGYHATELAQVGPGDRVAVFGAGPVGLMAAHSAYLRGASRVYVVDKEPDRLRLAAEIDAVPIDLSQGDPVEQIMDATGGAGADKGVEAVGYQAHDATGQEHPALALDNLVRVVRSAGAIGVVGVYLPQEPGGVDEAARQGRIGWDYGTFFAKGLRMGSGQAPVKRYNRQLRDMIVAGRSRPGWIVSHELPLAAGPDAYERFDRREDGWTKVLLHPAA, translated from the coding sequence GTGAAGGCGTTGCTCTACCGCGGCGCGCGGCGGGTCGAGTTGGCGACGGTGGAGCAGCCGGCGATCACCGACCCGGCCGACGCGATCGTGCAGATCAGCACCACCAACATCTGCGGCTCGGACCTGCACATGTACGAGGGGCGTACCGACGTCGCCGACCGCACCATCCTCGGCCACGAGAACATGGGTGTGGTCACCGAGGTGGGGTCGGGCGTGATGCACCGCAGGGTGGGCGACCGGGTGTCCGTGCCGTTCAACATCGCGTGCGGGACGTGCCGCAACTGCGAAGCCGGCTGGACCTCGTACTGCCTGCGCACCAACCCGACCGAGGGGATGGACGGCGCGGCCTACGGCTACGCGTCGATGGGGCCCTACGCCGGGGGCCAGGCGGAGTACCTTCGCGTGCCGTACGCCGACTTCAACCTGCTGGCGCTGCCGCCGGGTACCGGGCACGAGGCGGACTTCGCGATGCTCTCCGACGTGTTCCCGACCGGCTACCACGCCACGGAGCTCGCCCAGGTGGGTCCCGGGGACCGGGTCGCGGTGTTCGGCGCCGGTCCGGTGGGGCTGATGGCGGCGCACAGCGCCTACCTGCGCGGCGCGAGCCGGGTGTACGTGGTGGACAAGGAGCCGGACCGGCTGCGGCTGGCGGCCGAGATCGACGCCGTGCCGATCGACCTGTCGCAGGGCGATCCGGTCGAGCAGATCATGGACGCCACCGGCGGCGCCGGGGCCGACAAGGGGGTCGAGGCGGTCGGTTACCAGGCGCACGACGCCACCGGCCAGGAGCATCCGGCGTTGGCCCTGGACAACCTGGTACGGGTGGTCCGCAGCGCCGGCGCCATCGGTGTGGTGGGTGTCTACCTGCCGCAGGAGCCGGGTGGCGTCGACGAGGCGGCCCGGCAGGGCCGGATCGGGTGGGACTACGGCACGTTCTTCGCCAAGGGGCTGCGGATGGGCAGCGGCCAGGCGCCGGTCAAGCGGTACAACCGGCAGTTGCGGGACATGATCGTCGCCGGGAGGTCCCGGCCGGGCTGGATCGTCTCGCACGAGTTGCCGCTGGCCGCCGGGCCGGACGCCTACGAACGCTTCGACCGGCGCGAGGACGGCTGGACCAAGGTACTGCTGCATCCGGCCGCCTGA
- a CDS encoding MFS transporter, producing the protein MTGGSTARIPVLFGATLGLSGADLASIAATSDDIEHAFGVGNTEIGLLVSVVTLLGALFAIPVGVVADRFRRVRILAVSVACWAVALALSGSAQSYWWMLGARSLLGVVTAAAGPLIASLVGDYVPGSRRGRVYGVILGGELVGTGCGFVVAGEIAGLSSWRIAMFWLVPIGALVAWLISRLPEPARGGPARGPDRDAHDPVPRMLAERGVRPVRRMVLHDDPAQRSLWWAIGYVLRVRTNLVVIVASALGYFFFAAIRSFAIVYAMRQYSIPKSVASLLVVVIGVGAVAGVMVGGRLTDRLLRGGHPRVRVAMPAVCLLILSPVLAAAIATTSALVAVPLLMIGTAILAAANPPFDAARLDIMHPRLWGRAEAVRTALRAMAETSGPVGLGLVADSLRTVPQGWTYSVLLFMAPLPVAGLIALLGLRTYLRDVATALASVPEASPEAGR; encoded by the coding sequence ATGACCGGCGGCAGTACGGCACGGATCCCGGTGCTGTTCGGTGCGACGCTGGGTCTCAGCGGCGCCGACCTGGCGAGCATCGCGGCGACCAGCGACGACATCGAACACGCGTTCGGCGTCGGCAACACCGAGATCGGACTGCTGGTGTCGGTCGTGACCCTGCTCGGCGCGCTGTTCGCCATCCCGGTCGGCGTGGTCGCCGACCGGTTCCGGCGCGTTCGGATACTCGCCGTGAGCGTCGCCTGCTGGGCCGTCGCCCTGGCACTGTCCGGCAGCGCCCAGTCGTACTGGTGGATGCTGGGGGCCCGGTCGTTGCTGGGCGTCGTGACTGCCGCGGCGGGACCGCTGATCGCCTCCCTGGTCGGCGACTACGTGCCGGGATCCCGCCGGGGCCGGGTGTACGGGGTGATCCTCGGCGGTGAGCTGGTGGGCACCGGCTGCGGCTTCGTCGTCGCGGGCGAGATCGCCGGCCTGTCCTCCTGGCGTATCGCCATGTTCTGGCTGGTGCCGATCGGTGCGCTGGTTGCCTGGCTGATCAGCCGGCTGCCCGAGCCGGCACGCGGCGGCCCCGCCCGCGGGCCGGATCGCGACGCGCACGATCCGGTGCCGAGGATGCTCGCCGAGCGTGGTGTCCGGCCGGTGCGGCGGATGGTGCTGCACGACGACCCGGCGCAGCGCTCGCTGTGGTGGGCGATCGGCTACGTGCTCCGGGTGCGGACCAACCTGGTGGTCATCGTCGCATCAGCGCTCGGCTACTTCTTCTTCGCCGCGATCCGGTCCTTCGCGATCGTCTACGCGATGCGGCAGTACTCGATCCCCAAGTCGGTGGCGAGCCTGCTCGTCGTGGTGATCGGCGTCGGCGCCGTGGCCGGGGTGATGGTCGGTGGCCGGCTCACCGACCGGCTGCTACGGGGCGGCCACCCCCGCGTCCGGGTCGCCATGCCCGCGGTGTGCCTGCTGATCCTCTCCCCGGTGCTCGCGGCGGCCATCGCGACGACCAGCGCGCTGGTGGCGGTGCCGCTGCTGATGATCGGCACCGCGATCCTCGCGGCGGCGAACCCGCCGTTCGACGCGGCCCGGCTGGACATCATGCACCCCCGGTTGTGGGGACGGGCCGAGGCGGTGCGCACCGCGCTTCGCGCGATGGCCGAGACCAGCGGGCCGGTGGGGCTCGGGCTGGTGGCCGACTCGCTGCGCACCGTACCGCAGGGCTGGACGTACTCGGTGCTGTTGTTCATGGCCCCGCTGCCGGTTGCCGGGCTCATCGCCCTGCTCGGGCTGCGTACCTACCTGCGGGACGTGGCGACCGCGCTCGCCTCGGTGCCGGAGGCGTCGCCGGAGGCGGGCCGGTGA
- a CDS encoding catalase, whose protein sequence is MLEDFHAREKITRFDHERIPERVVHARGAGAYGRFRVYESMSDVTRADFLQDPDLETPVFVRFSTVAGSRGSADTVRDVRGFATKFYTRQGNYDLVGNNMPVFFIQDGIKFPDFVHAVKPEPNNEMPQAASAHDTFWDFVSLQPEAMHMVMWLMSDRAIPRSYRMMQGFGVHTFRFVNAAGQGTFVKFHWRPLLGVHSLVWDEAQKCAGKDPDFNRRDLWTAIASGQYPEWELGVQLVGEEDEHAFDFDLLDATKIIPEEQVPVRPIGRMVLDRNPDNFFAETEQVAFHTGNVVPGIDFTNDPLLQARNFSYLDTQLIRLGGPNFAQLPVNRPVARVANNQRDGYGQQDIHVGPASYTPNSLNPGGCPVTASPDAGAYVHHTQTVSGTKIRERSPSFQDFYSQATLFWNSMADWEREHIVAAFRFELGKCEHRHVRERAVDRINEIDHDLAAAVAAGIGVDPPAAATSNHGRSSPALSMANLIGDSVSTRTVAVLAADGLSGATLRPLFDALTGCGARPELLGLRDGELSTMEGEAVSADRSHTTVSSVLYDAVLVPDGADAVSALEADGAATHYVLEAYKHGKPVAGIGAGADLVVRLLDAAMPDDAARADAEQGVVLVADPADSDAWRRFLDDFEAALAKHRIFTRDVDAIAA, encoded by the coding sequence CTGCTGGAGGACTTCCACGCGCGGGAGAAGATCACCAGGTTCGACCACGAGCGGATCCCGGAACGCGTCGTGCACGCCCGCGGGGCGGGTGCGTACGGCAGGTTCCGGGTGTACGAGTCGATGTCCGACGTGACCCGAGCCGACTTCCTGCAGGACCCGGACCTGGAGACGCCGGTGTTCGTACGGTTCTCCACGGTCGCCGGGTCGCGCGGCTCGGCGGACACGGTGCGCGACGTGCGTGGCTTCGCCACGAAGTTCTACACCCGGCAGGGCAACTACGACCTCGTCGGCAACAACATGCCGGTCTTCTTCATCCAGGACGGCATCAAGTTCCCGGACTTCGTGCACGCGGTGAAACCGGAGCCGAACAACGAGATGCCCCAGGCCGCGTCGGCGCACGACACGTTCTGGGACTTCGTGTCGCTGCAGCCGGAGGCCATGCACATGGTGATGTGGCTGATGTCGGACCGGGCGATCCCGCGCAGCTACCGGATGATGCAGGGTTTCGGGGTGCACACCTTCCGGTTCGTCAACGCCGCCGGCCAGGGCACCTTCGTCAAGTTCCACTGGCGCCCGCTGCTCGGGGTGCACTCGCTGGTCTGGGACGAGGCGCAGAAGTGCGCCGGAAAGGACCCGGACTTCAACCGCCGCGATCTGTGGACGGCGATCGCGAGCGGCCAGTATCCCGAGTGGGAGCTCGGCGTGCAGCTCGTCGGCGAGGAGGACGAGCACGCGTTCGACTTCGATCTGCTCGACGCGACGAAGATCATCCCGGAGGAGCAGGTGCCGGTCCGGCCGATCGGGCGGATGGTGCTGGATCGCAACCCGGACAACTTCTTCGCCGAGACCGAGCAGGTCGCGTTCCACACCGGCAACGTGGTGCCGGGCATCGACTTCACCAACGACCCGCTGTTGCAGGCGCGCAACTTCTCCTACCTCGACACCCAGCTGATCCGGCTGGGCGGCCCGAACTTCGCCCAGCTCCCGGTGAACCGGCCGGTCGCCCGGGTCGCCAACAACCAGCGCGACGGGTACGGCCAGCAGGACATCCACGTCGGGCCGGCGAGCTACACGCCGAACTCGCTGAACCCGGGTGGTTGCCCGGTGACCGCGTCGCCCGACGCCGGGGCGTACGTGCACCACACGCAGACGGTCAGCGGCACGAAGATCCGCGAACGCAGCCCCAGTTTCCAGGACTTCTACAGCCAGGCGACGCTGTTCTGGAACTCGATGGCGGACTGGGAACGCGAACACATCGTCGCGGCGTTCCGGTTCGAACTCGGCAAGTGCGAGCACCGGCACGTCCGGGAGCGGGCCGTCGACCGGATCAACGAGATCGACCACGACCTCGCGGCGGCCGTGGCCGCCGGGATCGGCGTCGACCCACCGGCCGCGGCGACCAGCAACCACGGACGCAGCTCGCCGGCGTTGAGCATGGCGAACCTGATCGGCGACAGCGTCAGCACCCGGACGGTCGCGGTGCTGGCCGCGGACGGCCTGTCCGGGGCCACGCTGCGCCCGCTGTTCGATGCGCTCACCGGGTGCGGTGCCCGGCCCGAGCTGCTGGGCCTGCGCGACGGCGAACTATCCACTATGGAGGGTGAGGCGGTGTCGGCGGACCGGTCGCACACCACAGTCTCCTCGGTACTCTACGACGCGGTGCTGGTGCCCGATGGTGCCGACGCGGTGTCCGCACTCGAAGCGGACGGCGCGGCCACGCACTACGTGCTGGAGGCGTACAAGCACGGCAAGCCGGTCGCCGGCATCGGTGCCGGTGCCGACCTGGTGGTTCGCCTGCTGGATGCCGCGATGCCGGACGATGCGGCCCGCGCCGACGCGGAACAGGGCGTGGTCCTGGTCGCCGATCCGGCGGACTCCGACGCCTGGCGGCGTTTCCTCGACGACTTCGAGGCGGCGCTGGCCAAGCATCGCATCTTCACCCGCGACGTCGATGCCATCGCGGCCTGA
- a CDS encoding VC0807 family protein — protein sequence MTTHDPAPSRTAAGSGLRPVIVGLLTDLGVPIAVYYLLRALGVEPYQAMLGGTVAAGLRLAWVAVRSRRFDGIAALLAAMFAFGLVLSLVSGDPRFLLAKDSAMTGLAGLVFLGSAVAGRPAIYALHRRMVARTPQARAATERLWATTPPFRRIMTAMTVVWGVGLLAESAIRVALVYLLDLDVAVAASGLLQVVALVTLLGYTMIARRRAVRRADRIDHPAPATVAAPVLLR from the coding sequence ATGACCACGCACGACCCCGCCCCGTCCCGCACCGCCGCCGGATCGGGACTGCGCCCGGTGATCGTCGGCCTGCTGACCGACCTGGGCGTCCCGATCGCGGTGTACTACCTGCTCCGCGCCCTCGGCGTCGAGCCGTACCAGGCGATGCTCGGCGGTACCGTCGCCGCCGGGCTGCGGCTCGCCTGGGTGGCGGTGCGGTCCCGCCGGTTCGACGGCATCGCCGCGTTACTGGCCGCGATGTTCGCGTTCGGTCTGGTGCTGTCGCTGGTCAGCGGCGACCCCCGGTTCCTGCTCGCCAAGGACTCGGCGATGACCGGGCTGGCCGGGCTGGTGTTTCTGGGCAGTGCCGTCGCCGGCCGACCGGCGATCTACGCGCTGCACCGACGGATGGTCGCCCGCACCCCGCAGGCGCGCGCCGCGACCGAACGCCTGTGGGCGACGACGCCACCGTTCCGGCGCATCATGACGGCGATGACCGTGGTCTGGGGGGTCGGACTGCTCGCCGAGTCCGCGATCCGGGTCGCGCTGGTCTACCTGCTCGACCTCGATGTCGCCGTCGCCGCATCGGGACTCCTGCAGGTCGTCGCGCTGGTCACGCTGCTCGGCTACACGATGATCGCCCGCCGCCGAGCGGTACGCCGGGCCGACCGGATCGACCACCCGGCGCCCGCCACCGTCGCCGCACCGGTCCTCCTGCGCTGA
- a CDS encoding PadR family transcriptional regulator yields MSLRYALLGLLADEPGSGYELARRFEATLDRYAWHAKHNQIYQELGRLADERLVEVVAQGARGRKTYAITDPGRRALVEWLRTPPESAVVRNEFLLRLFLTFVLDPAEAREHLRQYAEQAQQRLDHLTAFIGSLPNEDRLPPMKFGHLAATFGLRQLPAIRDWALDSVAEIDEWQQAGEHRSADPTDGPVG; encoded by the coding sequence ATGTCGCTGCGCTACGCACTGCTGGGGCTGCTGGCCGACGAGCCGGGCAGCGGGTACGAGCTGGCCAGGAGGTTCGAGGCCACCCTGGACCGCTATGCCTGGCATGCCAAGCACAACCAGATCTATCAGGAACTGGGGCGGTTGGCGGACGAGCGGCTGGTCGAGGTGGTCGCGCAGGGGGCGCGCGGCCGCAAGACGTACGCGATCACCGACCCGGGCCGGCGGGCGCTGGTCGAGTGGCTGCGCACACCGCCGGAGAGTGCCGTGGTGCGCAACGAGTTCCTGCTCCGGCTGTTCCTGACGTTCGTGCTGGACCCGGCCGAAGCCCGGGAACACCTGCGGCAGTACGCCGAGCAGGCCCAGCAGCGCCTCGACCACCTCACCGCGTTCATCGGCTCGCTACCGAACGAGGACCGGCTGCCACCGATGAAGTTCGGTCATCTCGCCGCGACGTTCGGGCTGCGGCAACTGCCGGCGATCCGCGACTGGGCGCTGGACTCCGTCGCCGAGATCGACGAGTGGCAGCAGGCCGGAGAGCATCGATCGGCGGACCCGACCGACGGGCCGGTCGGCTGA
- a CDS encoding sigma factor, which produces METDAAPSATGAVEAPGVPSAVGRVSDEQLDHCEQLLDRVGDLPEDDPGRCRARDAVVETLLPMADGIARAFPHGRQSVDDLVQVARLGLVKAVAGFDPERGGLAGYAVPTIRGS; this is translated from the coding sequence ATGGAAACCGATGCGGCGCCGAGTGCGACGGGTGCCGTGGAAGCGCCGGGGGTGCCAAGCGCCGTGGGACGTGTCAGCGACGAACAACTCGATCACTGCGAGCAGTTGTTGGACCGGGTGGGTGACCTGCCCGAGGACGATCCGGGCCGGTGCCGGGCTCGGGACGCGGTGGTCGAGACTCTTCTTCCGATGGCGGACGGGATCGCTCGGGCTTTCCCGCATGGGCGGCAGAGTGTGGATGATCTCGTTCAGGTGGCGAGGCTGGGTCTGGTCAAGGCGGTGGCTGGGTTCGATCCGGAGCGGGGTGGGCTGGCTGGGTATGCGGTGCCGACGATCCGGGGGAGCTGA
- a CDS encoding sigma-70 family RNA polymerase sigma factor — MRVPRRLQELRSEVRAGTERAEQRLGHTPQVAEIAEELRVDSESVDAGLRADAAYSVASLNAPAGWDHDGSEVGDLVGAADESVEQVPERVSLRPALERLPVRERQLIRWRFFDELTQQQIADRLGVSQMHISRLLSSTLAAIRAWLEGDSDEIVVGHPRRRAPVLRARHAA, encoded by the coding sequence GTGCGGGTCCCGCGCCGGTTGCAGGAGTTGCGCAGTGAGGTGCGGGCTGGTACCGAGCGGGCGGAGCAGCGGTTGGGGCACACGCCGCAGGTGGCCGAGATCGCCGAGGAGTTGCGGGTCGACTCGGAGTCGGTGGATGCGGGGTTGCGGGCTGATGCCGCCTACAGTGTGGCGTCGTTGAACGCGCCGGCTGGTTGGGATCATGACGGCAGTGAGGTCGGTGATCTGGTGGGTGCTGCCGACGAGTCGGTCGAGCAGGTGCCGGAGCGGGTGTCGTTGCGTCCGGCGTTGGAGCGGCTGCCGGTGCGGGAGCGGCAGTTGATCCGTTGGCGGTTTTTCGATGAGTTGACCCAGCAGCAGATCGCTGATCGGTTGGGTGTTTCGCAGATGCACATCTCGCGGCTGTTGTCGTCCACGCTGGCTGCCATCCGGGCCTGGTTGGAGGGTGACAGCGACGAGATCGTGGTCGGCCATCCACGACGCCGGGCTCCGGTCCTACGGGCGCGGCATGCGGCCTGA
- the selD gene encoding selenide, water dikinase SelD gives MTVTGTRMTQYARGGGCACKVAPGELERLVAGLTGVAPAAPTVGELLVGLDNGDDAAVVGLDASTGMPTGVVATTDFFGPVVDDPYDWGRIAAANALSDVYAMGGRPVVALNLLCWPRDVLGWDLAADVLRGGADVAAAAGCHLAGGHSIDDPEPKYGMAVTGLVDPARMIRNDRGRPGLPLVLSKPLGLGVLNNRHKATGEVFPDAVSTMTELNRAVSERAVAAGIDCGTDVTGFGLLGHLYKLCRASGVSAVVEHRAVRYLAGARDAVAAGFVPGGTRRNLDWVAPHCDLSAVPADEALLLADAQTSGGLLLAGELPGLPVIGELVPPGDAVIRVR, from the coding sequence ATGACCGTGACCGGCACGCGGATGACGCAGTACGCGCGGGGCGGCGGCTGCGCCTGCAAGGTGGCGCCCGGGGAGCTGGAACGCCTGGTCGCCGGCCTGACCGGGGTGGCACCGGCGGCGCCGACGGTCGGCGAGCTGCTGGTCGGCCTGGACAACGGTGACGACGCGGCGGTGGTCGGTCTGGACGCGTCGACCGGCATGCCGACCGGTGTGGTGGCGACCACCGACTTCTTCGGCCCGGTGGTCGACGACCCGTACGACTGGGGCCGGATCGCGGCGGCCAACGCGCTGTCCGACGTGTACGCGATGGGTGGCCGGCCGGTGGTGGCGCTCAACCTGTTGTGCTGGCCGCGTGACGTTCTCGGCTGGGACCTCGCCGCCGACGTGCTGCGCGGCGGCGCGGACGTGGCCGCCGCTGCCGGCTGCCATCTCGCCGGCGGGCACAGCATCGACGACCCGGAACCCAAGTACGGGATGGCGGTGACCGGGCTGGTCGACCCGGCCCGGATGATCCGCAACGACCGCGGCCGGCCCGGGCTGCCGCTGGTGCTGAGCAAGCCGCTCGGCCTCGGGGTGCTCAACAACCGGCACAAGGCGACCGGCGAGGTGTTCCCGGACGCGGTGTCCACCATGACCGAACTCAACCGGGCCGTGTCCGAACGGGCGGTCGCCGCCGGGATCGACTGCGGTACCGACGTGACCGGCTTCGGGCTGCTCGGCCACCTGTACAAGCTGTGCCGCGCGTCCGGCGTGTCCGCGGTGGTCGAGCACCGCGCGGTGCGGTACCTGGCGGGCGCGCGCGACGCGGTCGCCGCCGGGTTCGTACCGGGCGGTACCCGCCGCAACCTCGACTGGGTGGCGCCGCACTGCGACCTGTCCGCGGTGCCGGCCGACGAGGCGTTGCTGCTCGCCGACGCGCAGACCTCCGGCGGCCTGCTGCTGGCCGGTGAACTGCCCGGCCTGCCGGTGATCGGTGAGCTCGTGCCGCCCGGCGACGCCGTGATCCGGGTGCGCTGA
- the selA gene encoding L-seryl-tRNA(Sec) selenium transferase, giving the protein MTAHRDPTAPEPTTTHGDRAAGAPTTTVAAPNAAGTRRRVPRTDVLLADPAIARRVADLGRDLVKATVTEMQQRCRDGAIAPESVPAAVLDALPPRAATGRPVVNATGVLLHTNLGRAPLSAAARAAVAASCGTGDLELDLRTGRRGVRGAGTLAALRAAVPVAQAALVVNNNAAAVVLAATALAAGREIVLSRGELVQIGDGFRLPDLLASTGARLHEVGTTNWTSAEDYRAAVGPDAGLIVKLHRSNFTISGFTAEAGIGELAGLGVPVLADLGSGLLVPHPLLPDEPDATTALREGADVVCFSADKLLGGPQAGVLLGNAATLDRLRRHPLYRALRADKMTLAALEATLRGPAPPVAAALDADPADRMRRATALAHLLRASGIEAAAERSDGVVGGGSAPGVRLVSGAVRLPTRYGELLRGGDPAVLGRVADDGCLLDVLAVDPADDRLLADAVLAVARCR; this is encoded by the coding sequence ATGACCGCGCACCGCGACCCGACGGCGCCGGAGCCGACGACGACGCACGGCGACAGGGCAGCCGGTGCACCCACGACCACCGTCGCCGCCCCGAACGCGGCCGGGACGCGCCGCCGGGTGCCGCGTACCGACGTCCTGCTCGCCGACCCGGCGATCGCGCGGCGCGTCGCCGACCTCGGCCGCGACCTGGTCAAGGCGACCGTGACCGAGATGCAGCAGCGCTGCCGGGACGGTGCGATCGCGCCGGAGTCGGTACCGGCCGCGGTGCTCGACGCGCTGCCGCCGCGGGCCGCGACCGGCCGGCCGGTCGTCAACGCCACCGGGGTGCTGCTGCACACCAACCTGGGTCGGGCGCCGCTGTCGGCGGCGGCCCGTGCCGCGGTCGCCGCCAGCTGCGGGACCGGCGACCTGGAACTGGACCTGCGCACCGGCCGGCGCGGCGTGCGCGGCGCCGGGACGCTCGCCGCGCTGCGTGCCGCGGTCCCGGTGGCGCAGGCGGCGCTGGTGGTCAACAACAACGCGGCGGCCGTCGTGCTGGCCGCCACCGCGCTCGCCGCGGGCCGGGAGATCGTGCTCAGCCGCGGCGAGCTGGTGCAGATCGGGGACGGGTTCCGGCTGCCCGACCTGCTCGCCAGCACCGGCGCGCGGCTGCACGAGGTCGGCACCACCAACTGGACGAGCGCCGAGGACTACCGGGCCGCGGTCGGCCCGGATGCCGGCCTGATCGTCAAGCTGCACCGGTCCAACTTCACCATCAGCGGCTTCACCGCCGAGGCGGGCATCGGGGAGCTGGCCGGGCTCGGCGTGCCGGTGCTGGCCGACCTCGGCTCCGGCCTGCTGGTACCGCACCCTCTGCTGCCGGACGAACCCGACGCGACGACCGCCCTGCGCGAGGGCGCGGACGTGGTCTGCTTCTCGGCGGACAAGCTGCTCGGCGGCCCGCAGGCCGGGGTACTGCTGGGCAACGCGGCAACGCTGGACCGGCTGCGCCGGCACCCCCTGTACCGCGCGTTGCGGGCCGACAAGATGACGCTGGCCGCGCTGGAGGCGACCCTGCGCGGTCCCGCGCCGCCGGTCGCCGCGGCGCTCGACGCCGACCCGGCCGACCGGATGCGCCGGGCAACCGCGCTCGCACACCTGCTGCGCGCCAGCGGAATCGAGGCCGCCGCGGAGCGCAGCGACGGGGTCGTCGGCGGCGGCAGCGCACCCGGCGTGCGGCTGGTCAGCGGCGCCGTGCGGCTACCCACCCGGTACGGGGAACTGCTGCGGGGCGGTGATCCCGCGGTGCTGGGCCGCGTCGCCGACGACGGCTGCCTGCTGGACGTGCTCGCCGTCGACCCGGCCGACGACCGGCTCCTCGCCGACGCGGTCCTGGCGGTGGCCCGGTGCAGGTGA